The following coding sequences are from one Gossypium hirsutum isolate 1008001.06 chromosome A12, Gossypium_hirsutum_v2.1, whole genome shotgun sequence window:
- the LOC107956364 gene encoding protein JINGUBANG-like, whose protein sequence is MKNVVENVTSQCFDQMLGSYYNRIDAWPSQPFIFGVYCNWKGAKIFTGHQDGKIRVWKVSVKNPGVHKRAGTLPSLKEILKSSIKPSNYIEVKRKRSLWIKHSDAVSCLSLNEEHGLLYSASWDRTFKVWRISDYKCLESVNAHDDTVNSVVSRSSREMVFTGSADGTIKVWKREQQLKGTKHSLNQTLLQQECAVTSLAIDAPGSVLYCGSSDGLVNFWELEKGLAHGGVLKGHKLAVLCLEGAGNLVFSGSADKTICVWRRDGNIHTCLSVLTGHTGPVKCLASENSWS, encoded by the exons atgaaaaatgtagTAGAGAATGTAACATCCCAGTGCTTTGACCAGATGTTGGGGTCAT ATTACAATAGAATCGACGCTTGGCCTTCTCAACCTTTTATTTTCGGAGTTTACTGCAACTGGAAag GTGCAAAGATTTTTACTGGTCATCAAGATGGTAAAATTCGTGTATGGAAAGTATCTGTTAAGAACCCTGGTGTTCATAAACGAGCTGGTACATTACCATCTTTGAAAGAAATCCTCAAAAGTTCAATTAAACCAAGTAATTACATTGAAGTGAAACGCAAAAGATCTTTATGGATCAAGCATTCAGATGCTGTGTCATGTTTGAGTTTAAATGAAGAACATGGTCTTCTTTATTCAGCTTCATGGGATAGAACATTTAAAGTATGGAGGATTTCTGATTATAAATGTCTCGAATCGGTTAACGCACACGACGACACGGTGAATTCAGTAGTATCGAGGTCCAGCAGGGAGATGGTTTTCACCGGTTCGGCCGACGGGACGATTAAAGTATGGAAAAGGGAACAACAACTTAAAGGGACGAAACATAGTTTGAACCAAACATTGTTACAACAAGAATGTGCTGTTACATCATTAGCAATTGATGCACCTGGTTCGGTTTTATATTGTGGTTCCAGTGATGGCCTTGTTAATTTTTGGGAACTTGAGAAAGGATTAGCGCATGGTGGTGTACTTAAAGGACATAAATTAGCTGTTCTTTGTCTTGAAGGAGCTGGGAATTTGGTGTTTAGTGGCTCAGCTGATAAAACTATATGTGTTTGGCGTAGGGATGGTAACATTCATACATGTCTTTCGGTTCTAACCGGACATACAGGACCGGTTAAGTGTTTGGCATCGGAAAATTCATGGAGTTGA
- the LOC107948180 gene encoding uncharacterized protein: protein MKNLQSTQDIKPSAHALHEPKTEQQNNQAADGPLADSGSLSASSNDGRKVSHQDIELVQNLIERCLQLYMTRDEVVKTLLTRARIDPGFTTLVWQKLEEENADFFSAYYVRLKLKKQIILFNHLLEHQYHLMKYPVPPKVPLVPIANGVHPMPVNNLPMGYPVLQQPPIPASGQPHIDSMGISSCHVVNGVPAPGNFQPMRMNSGNDMVMDNNAGDAIAAVPSTTPMPSMSEMPVSPTSVASSGNFPFTASDMSGMGVDTSVLDSAFTTDVASSVGLQLGPDNGAGNSRDSFRTLDQIQWNFSLTDLTADLSNLGDLGALGNYPGSPFLPSDSEILLDSSEQEDIVEEFFVDSIPGQPCSPSEEEKS, encoded by the exons ATGAAGAACTTACAG AGCACACAAGACATAAAACCCTCAGCTCATGCTTTGCATGAACCTAAAACAGAACAGCAAAACAATCAAGCAGCAGATGGCCCCTTAGCAGATTCTGGTTCTTTATCGGCTTCAAGCAATGATGGCAGAAAAGTTTCACACCAAGATATTGAACTT GTCCAGAATTTAATTGAAAGATGCTTACAACTGTACATGACTAGAGATGAGGTTGTCAAAACCCTCCTGACTCGAGCAAGGATAGACCCTGGATTTACAACTTTAG TATGGCAGAAGCTGGAAGAGGAAAATGCTGATTTTTTCAGTGCCTATTACGTAAGGCTGAAGTTAAAGAAGCAAATAATTTTGTTCAACCATTTGCTTGAGCATCAATATCATCTGATGAAATATCCTGTGCCTCCAAAGGTTCCTCTGGTCCCAATAGCAAATGGGGTTCATCCCATGCCTG TTAACAACTTACCAATGGGATACCCTGTACTACAACAACCTCCAATTCCTGCTTCAGGGCAACCTCATATTGACTCCATGGGTATATCAAGCTGTCACGTGGTCAATGGAGTCCCTGCTCCGGGCAATTTTCAACCTATGCGGATGAATTCTGGCAATGA CATGGTGATGGACAACAATGCTGGTGATGCAATAGCTGCAGTTCCTTCAACAACTCCCATGCCATCTATGTCAGAGATGCCTGTGAGCCCTACATCAGTGGCATCCAGTGGGAATTTCCCCTTCACTGCATCAGACATGTCAGGGATGGGAGTCGACACATCAGTACTTGATTCAGCCTTCACAACAGATGTGGCAAGTTCAGTAGGATTGCAGCTGGGACCTGATAATGGAGCTGGGAATTCTAGAGATTCCTTCAGAACCCTTGATCAGATTCAGTGGAATTTCAGTCTCACGGATTTGACAGCAGACTTGTCCAACTTGGGAG ATTTAGGAGCCCTCGGAAACTATCCCGGTTCTCCTTTTCTTCCCTCTGATTCAGAAATTTTGCTTGATTCTTCGGAGCAAGAGGATATAG TGGAAGAATTTTTCGTCGATTCCATCCCTGGACAGCCGTGCTCTCCATCCGAAGAAGAAAAATCCTAG